GCCCGGAGACAATGTCCAGTTTGAAGTAGAGCTCATAACGCCTATCGCCATGGAGACGGAACTCCGCTTCGCCATAAGAGAAGGCGGCCATACGGTAGGAGCCGGAGTCGTAACGGAAGTAATAGCATAGTCGAACCATAAAGGGAAAAATGCCACACGAACAGCAGAAGATAAGAATAAAATTAAAGGCTTACGACCACAGGCTTCTTGATCTCTCGACGCAGGACATAGTCGAAACGGCAAGGAAGACCGGGGCGAGTGTATCGGGTCCCATACCGCTGCCAACGCGGCATGAGATATTCACCGTTTTACGGTCTCCGCATGTTGATAAAAAGTCGAGGGAACAATTTATGCTAAAGACGCACAAGAGATTGATAGATATCATCAATCCTACGGCAAAGACTATTGATGCGTTGAGAAAGCTGGATTTGCCGGCCGGCGTCGATGTAGAGATTAAATAAGAGAGCTGAGAAATGGCTAACGGCATACTAGGTAAAAAGATAGGGCAAACCCAACTTTACACCGAAGGCGGTGCGCTTGTATCGGTAACGGTTATAGAGGCCGGGCCCTGTACTATTTTGCAGGTTAAAGAGCCGGCAAAAGATAAATACATGGCAATTAAGTTGGGCTTTGAGAATAAGCGCGAAAAGAATACAAATAAGCCCGACATGGGCAATTTTAAAAAGGTCAATTCTGCGCCCAAAAGATTTGTGCGGGAGATACGCGTTGCCTCTTTGGAAGGATACAACGCAGGCGACGAAATAAAGGTAGATATATTTCATAAGGGCGGCTTTGTAGATATAGTAGGCACTTCAAAAGGCAAGGGTTTTCAGGGAGGAATGAAGCGATGGAATTGGCACGGCAGCTGGGGCGGGCACGGCTCTATGCACCATAGGCGAGTAGGCTCCATAGGCGCGTCATCGTTTCCTTCGAGGGTGGTAAAAGGTCATCACATGCCCGGACATATGGGCAATGAGAGGGTGACAATCCAAAACTTAGAAGTAATAGAGGTAGATACTGATAAGAATTTACTCGTTGTAAAAGGTACTGTACCCGGGCACAATAATTCATTTTTGACTATCCGTCAGTCCAAGAAAAAGACCGGCACAGCTAAGTCAGGGCCGGCACAAGCAGCAGCGAAAGCCAAGAAGGAAACGAAAGCAAAGAAAGGCCCGGCGGCTCCAAAAGCAGCGCCGAAGAAGTAGGGGTAGGGCATGTCGAAGCTAACCATATATAATACAAAAGGTAAAGAAGTGGGGTCGGTAACCGTGGACGATACCTTTGTGTCAAAAAAGGTAAACAAAGGCGTATTATACCAGGTCATAAACCTTTATCAAGCCTCCTTGCACAGGGGTACGCACAAGGCAAAGACTCGAAGCGAAGTAAGAGGAAGCGGTAGAAAACTTTGGCGTCAAAAAGGCACGGGCCGCGCACGTATAGGCAGCATAAGAAGCCCCATTTGGAGAGGCGGCGGGGTAGTATTTGGGCCAAAAGTGCGAAGCTATTCCTATTCCGTTCCACAAAAAGCTAAGCGGTTAGCTCTTTTAGAGGCCGTGAAATCTAAAATACAGGATAAGGATATAGTAATTTTTGATAAGATTAACATTGAAACACCGAAGACCAAGGAGATGCTGGGAATAATAAAGTCACTCAAGCTGGACAAGAAATGTCTTATGGTACAGGAAAAGCTTGACGGAAATATAAAATTAGCATCGCGCAATATAGCCAATTTTTCATTGGCAGAGCGAAGAAATATGAATGCTCTTCTAGTGCTCAGGCATAATAAATTAGCTATGTCGGAAGAGGCCTTTTCAAATCTCCTCAAAGGAAATAAATAGATATGAAGAAACCGTACGAGGTATTAAAATCCGCTCTTCAGACAGAAAAGGGCGCCATGATGAGGCCGCAGAACAAGTACCTTTTCTGGGTCGATAAAAACGCCAATAAAATAGAGATCAAAAATGCCGTTGAGTCGATCTACAGGGTGACGGTAGAAAAAGTAAACACCGAAATGGCCAGGGGCAAGAATAAGCGCGTCAGATATGCGATGGGAAAAACCCCGGACTGGAAAAAAGCAATAGTACAGCTTAAGATAGGCGACAAAATAGATATAGCTTAAGGTTAAAGAGGATAAAATGGGCATTAAGACGTATAAACCGACATCACCGGGAATAAGATTTGTCACGGGATTTGATTTTAAAGAGTTGACAAAAAATGCAAGGCCGGAAAAATCCCTGCTTGTCCCGCGCAAAAAGACGGGCGGCAGAAATTCTTCAGGCAGGATAACATCGCGCCATAGAGGCGGCGGCCATAAGCAGATGATAAGGATTATCGACTTTAAACGGGATAAATACAACATACCCGCAAAAGTCACCTCCATACAATATGACCCCGTACGAAGCGCCAGGATAGCGCTTTTGCAGTATACAGATGGAGAAAAGAGATATATCATAAGCCCGCTCGGGTTAAGGGTAAATGACGAGATAGTATCCGCCCCTACCGCGGAGATAAAAATAGGCAACGCCATGGAACTCAGGAATATTCCGCCCGGCATTCCTATACATAATGTAGAATTAAAAAAGAGGAAGGGCGGCCAGATCGCAAGATCGGCCGGCAATTCATGCCTCATAATGGCGAAGGAAGGCGATTATGCGCATGTGAAATTGCCGTCGGGCGAAATCAGGCTGATATCCCTTGATTGTTACGGCACAATCGGACAGGTGAGCAATGTCGAAAATGACGCTATAAGCTTGGGAAAGGCCGGCAGGTCCAGATACCTGGGCATAAGGCCGTGGTCCAGGGGAGTCGCTAAGAATCCCCACGATCATCCGATGGGCGGCGGTGAAGGGAAAAGCTCGGGTGGCAGGCATCCGACAACACCTTGGGGTAAGATTACAAAAGGACTTAAGACGCGAAAGCGTAAATTATCTGATAAGTATGTACTAAAAAGAAGGAAATAAATAAATGTCAAGATCTACAAAAAAAGGCCCGTATGTTGACCAGAGACTTTTAGAAAAAGTACAAAACATGCTGAAGTCGGGAAGCAAAAAACCGATCAAGACATGGGCGCGATCTTCTACCATCACGCCCGATTTTGTAGGGCTTACGCTTTCAATATATAACGGCAGAAAATTTATCCCCGTATTCGTGACCGAGAATATGGTCGGACATAAACTGGGCGAGTTTGCGCATACGAGGACGTTCAGAAAACACAGCGCCCATACAGAAGTATCGAGAGAATTAACATGATCGCAAAAGCTGTTACAAAATATGTTAGGATTCCCCCCAGGAAGGCAATGTTGGTTACGAGGCCCCTCAAGGGGTTATCAGTGCCCAGGGCATACGCGTTGCTCGCCGGCATAAAAAAGAAAGCGGCCCGTTTCATAAATTTGACATTGAGATCGGCTGTGGCCAATGCCCATAAAAAAGACCAGCATTTAGATGAATCGGATCTTTACATTTCGAGGATCACCGCTGACGGCGGGCCAATGCTGAAAAGGTTTAGAGCCGGCAGCATGGGCAGGGCGTTTACAATAAGGAAGCGTACGTGCCACCTGACCGTTCAGCTTGATGTCAAAGAGAAACCTAATGTAGGAATACCATCGGACAAAAAGTCCGCCAAGTCGAAAGCTGTACAGCCAAAAGCCGCAAGGCCCAAGGATGTAAAGCCGCGCCCGACTAAGCCAGCTACAAAGAGAGAACGGAGGTAATTTAAGTGGGACAGAAGGTTCATCCACATGGTTTTAGGTTAGGCTATATAAGAAATTGGGAATCTATGTGGTTCGCAAAATCCAAAAAAGATTTCGGCGAATTTATAGAAGAAGATCGAAATATAAGAAAATATGTCAAGAAGAGCCTCTCACAGGCAGCGGTTGCTAAGATAGAGATATTCCGCGCCAGCAATAAGGTCAGGCTGAATATATGGTCGGCACGCCCCGGCATCATCATAGGGAGAAAGGGTGCTGAGATAGACAGGCTGAGAGACGAACTTCAGGAATTGACAGGCAAGCAGATATTTTTAGATATAAAAGAAGTTAAAAGTCCTTCTACTAACGCCCAGCTAATATCGGAAAATATTGCGCTGCAGCTTGTAAGGAGGATACCGTTCAGGCGGGCGATGAAGAAAGCCGTTACAGTCGCGATGGATCAAGGCGCGCAGGGCATTAAAATAAGATGTTCCGGACGCCTCGGCGGAGCGGAAATTGCGAGAAGCGAAAGTTACATGGTGGGAAAGGTCCCCCTGCAGACCTTACGCGCTGATATAGAATATGGTTTTTTTGAGGCACTTACTACTTATGGTTTAATAGGCGTGAAGGTATGGGTATGCAAAGGCGAAAAGGCGCCTTTATATAGCGAGGAAAGGAAGATAAGAAATGGCGTTGATGCCAAAAAGAGTTAAATTTAGAAAACAACAAAAAGGAAAACGCCGCGGAATAAGTTATAGAGGCTCCTCTGTTTCCTTCGGCGAATTCGGACTTCAGGCGCTCGAAAATGCCTGGATGAGCGACAGGCAGATAGAGGCTGCCCGTGTCGCGCTCATGAAGGTAACGAAAAGAGGCGGGAAGACCTGGGTTAGGATATTTCCGGACAAGCCGATTACTAAAAAACCGGCGGAAACGAGGATGGGAAAAGGCAAGGGCATGCCCGAAAAATGGGTGGCAGTAATAAAAAGAGGCAGAATATTATTTGAACTTGAGGGAGTGCCCGAAGAACTCGCGAAAGACGCCCTAAGATTAGCGGCACATAAGCTTCCGTTCCGCACAAGATGCGTTTCAAGGAGCCGTATATAATGAAAGCTAAGATAAATGAACTAAGGCAATTGGACGCCAATGAGATGCGCGAGAAGGTGGATGCGATGGAAAAAGAACTATATAATCTAAGATATCAGGCCTCTACTTCGCAGGTTGAGAAGCCCCATAGAATAAAAGAGATACGAAGGGAAATAGCTGTATACAAAACCCTTATAAGAGAAAAGGAATTGGCAAATGCCAAACGATAACACGCAAAAAAGGACTTTGATTAAAACCGGCACTGTGGTAGGCGATAAGATGCAAAAGACCATTATCGTACGTATAGACAGAGTGACTCATCATCCAAAATATAATAAGATTATGCATAAAAGCGTTAAAGTGAAAGCGCACGATGAAAAGAATGCTGCCAAGACAGGCGACACCGTAAAGATAATGCAGGTAAGGCCTATATCGAAAGATAAGCGGTGGAAGCTCTTGGAAATAATTAACCCTTCGACTCGATAATATTTTAAAAAGCGAAGAGCGCTCAGGGTTAATGCTGAGCTAAGTCGAAGCATTAATAAATCATAAGGTGAAAACATGATACGGATGCGTACAATACTGGACATAGCAGATAATACCGGCGCAAAAAGGGCTTCTTGTATAGGGGTGCTCGCCCGCGGCGACAAGCACCACGCCGGCATAGGAGATATCATAACGGCCAATATAAAGGAATCTACGCCGGATGCCGTTGTTAAAAAAGGCGAAGTGGTTAAAGCTGTGGTAGTCAGGACTGCGAATAAAATACGCAGAGCCGACGGGTCCTATCTTAAATTTGACAACAATGCGATAGTCATCATAGACCTGCAGAGAAACCCCCGCGGCACGCGGGTATTTGGGCCTGTGGCGAGAGAGTTGCGCGACAAGAATTTTATGAAGATAGTTTCGCTGGCGCCGGAGGTAGTGTAAGATGATATCTATAAGAAAGAACGACACTGTAAAAGTCCTGACCGGTAAGGATAGAGGCAAGACCGGCAGGGTTCTAATGGTTTTACCGAAAAAAGACAGGGTCCTGGTGGAAGGGGCAAATTACGTAAAGAAGCATGCGCGGCAGACGCGGCAGGACCAAAAGGGCGGTATCATACAAAAGGAAATGCCGCTCCATATTTCAAATGTAATGCTTATGTGTAAGAACTGCAATAAGCCCACAAGGCCGGAGACACAGACCGCTCTTGGCGGCAACGACAAGACAAGAATATGCAGAAAGTGTAAGGAGATAATCAGTTAAATGGCAAGGTTAAAGGATAGGTTTGACAAAGAGATAGCGCCCCGGATGAAAGAACGATTCAACTATTCTAACATCTGGCAGGTGCCGCAAGTTAAAAAAGTCGTGATAAACATGGGGCTCGGCGAAGCAGCTCATGACAACAAAGTCATAGAAGAGGCTATCGTAGAATTAGGTTTAATAACGGGCCAGCGGCCTGTTATAACCAAAGCCAAAAAGGCTATAGCGAACTTCAAGATCAGAAAAGGTTCAACAGTAGGATGTAAAGTCACCCTAAGAAAAGATAAGATGTACGAATTTCTAGATAGGCTTATTTCCATAGTTATACCCAGAATAAAAGACTTTCGCGGCCTTTCGCCCGATTCGTTTGACGGCCGCGGTAATTACGCCTTTGGGCTTACGGAACAGATCGTGTTTCCCGAAGTGGATGCCGACAAAGTCACCATGGTCAAAGGTATGGATATCATAATCACGACATCGGCCGGGACTGACGATGAAGCCAAAGAATTGTTGGCGCTCATTGGTATGCCATTTCGAAAAACACAAGGATAGAGAAAGAATTTTATGGCAAAACAGTGCTTAATAGAAAAGTGTAAACGCGAACCTAAATTTAAGGTTAGAAAATACCACAGGTGCAGGCTCTGCGGCAGGAGAAGGGGATATATGCGGAGATTCGAATTATGCCGTATATGTTTCAGGGAACTTGCTCTTCGGGGCGAAATACCGGGCATAGTAAAAGCAAGCTGGTAGGTTTGCCTTAGGAAAAAGTGATATAAAATAGAGAGGGAATAGATGCCAGTTACCGATCCAATAGCTGATATGTTGACGATTATCCGTAACGGTTCACGCTCAAAAAAGGAAAAGGTCGATGTCAAGCGCTCGAACCTTACAGAGGACATACTTAAAATATTCAAACGTGAAGGTTACATAAGCAATTTTAAACCCATAGAGGATAAAAAGCAGGGAGTAATAAGGGTTTACCTGAGGTACAACGAGGACAAATCACCCGTTATAACAGAAATAAAAAGGATTTCTAAACCTGGATTAAGGGTGTATGTCCCAAATACTAATATTCCAAGAGTACTTAGCGGATTCGGTATAGCCGTATTATCTACTTCGCGCGGAGTTATGACTAACAAAGATGCGCGAAGAGAAAAGATCGGCGGCGAAGTCCTCTGCTACGCTTGGTAAGACAGGCCAATATGGCGAGATTAGGAAAAAAACCGATAGATATCCCCGGTAATGTAAAAGTGAATATTGATAAGGGTGTTGTGCTCATCGAGGGTCCGAAAGGCAAATTAGAGCACAAGATCCCAAGTCCCATAGCCGTAAAGGTGGAAAATAATCAAGTGAAGGTGGAATGCCCGTCTGATTTAAAGCCGGACATGTCCCTGCACGGTTTGACGCGTACTCTTATCAATAACATGATAAAAGGGGTGGTTGACGGCTATCAGAAAGAGCTTGAAATAAGAGGCGTAGGTTATAAAGCACAGATAGTCGGAAGGAGCCTAAGCGTTGCTTTGGGATTTTCGCATCTAATAGAGTATCCCATACCTGAAGGGGTTATCGTAGAGACGCCCAAACCAACGCAGATAGTGATTAAAGGCATAGATAAAGTAAAGGTCGGCAAAGTCGCCGCCGAATTGCGCGCTTACTATAAGCCAGAGCCGTACAAAGGCAAAGGCATAAGGTATGTCAACGAATTTGTCAAGCACAAGGCCGGCAAGACTGTTGCGTAATTCAAAAACTTAAAGGTGTTTTAAAATGAGTAATCTAAAAGAGAACGCGCGTATAAAAAAGCATTTGAGATTGCGGCAAAAAGTGGCGGGCAATGAAGAGCGGCCGCGAATGGCCGTGCACAGGAGCCTCGCAAACTTATACGTTCAATTTGTAGATGATATAAACCAGAAGACCATCTATTCTGTTTCAACGCTAGATTCTAAGGTTAAAAGCCAGGTAAAATACGGCGGCAATATCAAGGCCGCGGAAACGCTGGGCACCCAGGCAGCGCTTATCGCAAAATCTAAAGGCATATCAAAAGTCGTATTTGACCGCGGCGGCTATTTATATCACGGCAGGATAAAAGCCTTTGCGGAAGCTGCGCGAAAAAACGGACTCGTATTTTAATCCGCCTTCGCCAATAAGAAAGGTTCATATGGACACTAGGGGAGTTAAAGCAAAGAAAGAAAGCGCGCTGAAGCAAGCGGGAGCTGCTCCACAACTTGAAATTATAGAAAGAGTTATAAGCATCAACAGGGTCGCCAAAGTTGTAAAAGGCGGAAGGAGATTCTCCTTCAGTGCCCTTGTTGCCGTCGGAGATGGCAAGGGGCATGCCGGCTACGGTTTTGGCAAGGCAAACGAAGTCTCGGAGGCAATCAAGAAAGCGCTGAACCACGGGAAGAAAAATTTCATAACAGTACCTCTTCGGAATACTACTATTCCGCATGAAATAATAGGTAAATATAAAGCGGCGAGAGTGCTTTTAAAGCCGGCAGGGCCCGGTACGGGCGTAATAGCCGGAAGTGCGGTTAGAGCGATATGCGATTCGGCCGGCATAAAAGACATACTTACAAAATCGCTCAAATCCGACAATGCGCTCAATGTGGTAAAAGCCGCTATTGACGGTTTTTCAAGATTAAAGACGAAACCGGTGAAAGCATCCGAATAGTTTTAGGCAAACGGGGATAATCTGATGAAGTTAAATGAAATAGGCATACCTTACGGGGCGAGAAGAAAGAAGAAAAGAGTCGGACGCGGCTCGGGTTCCGGCCACGGCAAGACGAGTACGCGAGGCCACAAAGGCCTAAAAGCACGAAGCGGCGCGGGCGGAAAATTGAGATTGAGTTTTGAGGGAGGCCAGATGCCTCTGATACGCCGCGTACCCAAACGCGGCTTTAATAGCCCATTTAAAATAGTAAGCCAGGTTATAAATATCGAACAATTGAATCATTTCAAAAAAGATGAAACTGTCGACCTGAAAAAGCTGCGGGGATCAAACCTTATAAAGACATTGAATAAGCCCGTAAAGATTTTAGGGGACGGAGAGATTAAGAAGGCCTTAACGGTATACGCGCATTCTTTTTCAAAGAGCGCTATCGATAAGATAGTAAAAGCCGGCGGGAAAGCGGAGATTTTACCTGTAAGCGCCGCTGGGCCGAAGAAATCCAAAGCCGAGAAGAAATAATGTCCAACGCTTTTCTAAATATATTTAAGATACCGGACCTGAAGAAAAAGATGCTCATCACTTTAGGTCTTATCGCTGTTTACAGGGTCGGCGCCTTTATACCCACGCCCGGCATAGACGGTGCGAAATTGATGATGTTCTTTCAAAGAATAGCCGAGACAACAGGCGGCACGCTATTCGGCCTTATGAATGTGTTTTCGGGCGGTGCCATGGACAGGGCAACTATATTTGCCCTTGGTATCATGCCGTATATATCGGCCTCGATTATATTGCAGCTTTTGACAGCCGTAATACCCTATCTTGAGCGTTTGGCGAAGGAGGGCGAGGCAGGCCGAAGAAAGATAACACAATATACGCGGTACGGTACGGTGGTGCTATCTGTTATACAGTCTTATTTTATTGCTTTATGGCTCGAAAACCCTGCGCATTTTCAGGGCGAGGTAATAGTGCCTTACGGCGGATTGGCGTTTCGCCTTATAACGATTATAACGCTTACAAGCGGCACTGCCTTCATAATGTGGCTTGGCGAACAGATCCAGGAGTTTGGTATCGGCAACGGCATTTCTCTTATAATCACAGCCGGTATTATTTCGCGCTTACCTATGGCGCTCGGGCAGTTATACCTCTTATCGTCGCCTTTTTCGCCGGATAAGAGGCAGATAGAGCCCATAACATTGATACTTATGGCAGTAATGTTTGTGGGGGTTATTGCCGGAGTAATACTTATAACGCAAGGCCAGCGTAAGATACCCATACAATACGCAAAACGCATAGTCGGCCGTAAAATATACGGTGGCCAAAGTACTTATATACCTCTCCGGGTCAACCAGGGAGGAGTCATACCAATAATATTTGCGCAGAGCATAATATTATTCCCGGCCACTATAGCCAGCGTTGTGGCAAATCCGATTGTCCAAAAGGTTGCGGGCGCGCTTACGGAACGCGGATGGGGATATAATATCGTATATTCGCTGCTTATCATATTTTTCGCTTATTTCTATGCGGCAATCACCTTTAACCCCATAGATGTCGCCGAAAACATGAAGCGATACGGCGGATTTGTCCCGGGCATAAGACCCGGGAAAGCTACGGCAGAATTTTTGGATTACGTCATGACTAGAATAACGCTCCCCGGTTCCATTTTTCTAGCTATAATAGCTATAATACCTACTTTGATAAGCCACGGACTCGGCATTCCGTTTCTTGTCGCCAGCTTTTTCGGA
This genomic stretch from Candidatus Omnitrophota bacterium harbors:
- the tuf gene encoding elongation factor Tu (EF-Tu; promotes GTP-dependent binding of aminoacyl-tRNA to the A-site of ribosomes during protein biosynthesis; when the tRNA anticodon matches the mRNA codon, GTP hydrolysis results; the inactive EF-Tu-GDP leaves the ribosome and release of GDP is promoted by elongation factor Ts; many prokaryotes have two copies of the gene encoding EF-Tu), coding for PGDNVQFEVELITPIAMETELRFAIREGGHTVGAGVVTEVIA
- the rpsJ gene encoding 30S ribosomal protein S10, with the translated sequence MPHEQQKIRIKLKAYDHRLLDLSTQDIVETARKTGASVSGPIPLPTRHEIFTVLRSPHVDKKSREQFMLKTHKRLIDIINPTAKTIDALRKLDLPAGVDVEIK
- the rplC gene encoding 50S ribosomal protein L3 yields the protein MANGILGKKIGQTQLYTEGGALVSVTVIEAGPCTILQVKEPAKDKYMAIKLGFENKREKNTNKPDMGNFKKVNSAPKRFVREIRVASLEGYNAGDEIKVDIFHKGGFVDIVGTSKGKGFQGGMKRWNWHGSWGGHGSMHHRRVGSIGASSFPSRVVKGHHMPGHMGNERVTIQNLEVIEVDTDKNLLVVKGTVPGHNNSFLTIRQSKKKTGTAKSGPAQAAAKAKKETKAKKGPAAPKAAPKK
- the rplD gene encoding 50S ribosomal protein L4, which codes for MSKLTIYNTKGKEVGSVTVDDTFVSKKVNKGVLYQVINLYQASLHRGTHKAKTRSEVRGSGRKLWRQKGTGRARIGSIRSPIWRGGGVVFGPKVRSYSYSVPQKAKRLALLEAVKSKIQDKDIVIFDKINIETPKTKEMLGIIKSLKLDKKCLMVQEKLDGNIKLASRNIANFSLAERRNMNALLVLRHNKLAMSEEAFSNLLKGNK
- the rplW gene encoding 50S ribosomal protein L23 yields the protein MKKPYEVLKSALQTEKGAMMRPQNKYLFWVDKNANKIEIKNAVESIYRVTVEKVNTEMARGKNKRVRYAMGKTPDWKKAIVQLKIGDKIDIA
- the rplB gene encoding 50S ribosomal protein L2 → MGIKTYKPTSPGIRFVTGFDFKELTKNARPEKSLLVPRKKTGGRNSSGRITSRHRGGGHKQMIRIIDFKRDKYNIPAKVTSIQYDPVRSARIALLQYTDGEKRYIISPLGLRVNDEIVSAPTAEIKIGNAMELRNIPPGIPIHNVELKKRKGGQIARSAGNSCLIMAKEGDYAHVKLPSGEIRLISLDCYGTIGQVSNVENDAISLGKAGRSRYLGIRPWSRGVAKNPHDHPMGGGEGKSSGGRHPTTPWGKITKGLKTRKRKLSDKYVLKRRK
- the rpsS gene encoding 30S ribosomal protein S19, with amino-acid sequence MSRSTKKGPYVDQRLLEKVQNMLKSGSKKPIKTWARSSTITPDFVGLTLSIYNGRKFIPVFVTENMVGHKLGEFAHTRTFRKHSAHTEVSRELT
- the rplV gene encoding 50S ribosomal protein L22, with amino-acid sequence MIAKAVTKYVRIPPRKAMLVTRPLKGLSVPRAYALLAGIKKKAARFINLTLRSAVANAHKKDQHLDESDLYISRITADGGPMLKRFRAGSMGRAFTIRKRTCHLTVQLDVKEKPNVGIPSDKKSAKSKAVQPKAARPKDVKPRPTKPATKRERR
- the rpsC gene encoding 30S ribosomal protein S3 — its product is MGQKVHPHGFRLGYIRNWESMWFAKSKKDFGEFIEEDRNIRKYVKKSLSQAAVAKIEIFRASNKVRLNIWSARPGIIIGRKGAEIDRLRDELQELTGKQIFLDIKEVKSPSTNAQLISENIALQLVRRIPFRRAMKKAVTVAMDQGAQGIKIRCSGRLGGAEIARSESYMVGKVPLQTLRADIEYGFFEALTTYGLIGVKVWVCKGEKAPLYSEERKIRNGVDAKKS
- the rplP gene encoding 50S ribosomal protein L16, coding for MALMPKRVKFRKQQKGKRRGISYRGSSVSFGEFGLQALENAWMSDRQIEAARVALMKVTKRGGKTWVRIFPDKPITKKPAETRMGKGKGMPEKWVAVIKRGRILFELEGVPEELAKDALRLAAHKLPFRTRCVSRSRI
- the rpmC gene encoding 50S ribosomal protein L29; amino-acid sequence: MKAKINELRQLDANEMREKVDAMEKELYNLRYQASTSQVEKPHRIKEIRREIAVYKTLIREKELANAKR
- the rpsQ gene encoding 30S ribosomal protein S17, which encodes MPNDNTQKRTLIKTGTVVGDKMQKTIIVRIDRVTHHPKYNKIMHKSVKVKAHDEKNAAKTGDTVKIMQVRPISKDKRWKLLEIINPSTR
- the rplN gene encoding 50S ribosomal protein L14; this translates as MIRMRTILDIADNTGAKRASCIGVLARGDKHHAGIGDIITANIKESTPDAVVKKGEVVKAVVVRTANKIRRADGSYLKFDNNAIVIIDLQRNPRGTRVFGPVARELRDKNFMKIVSLAPEVV
- the rplX gene encoding 50S ribosomal protein L24, producing MISIRKNDTVKVLTGKDRGKTGRVLMVLPKKDRVLVEGANYVKKHARQTRQDQKGGIIQKEMPLHISNVMLMCKNCNKPTRPETQTALGGNDKTRICRKCKEIIS
- the rplE gene encoding 50S ribosomal protein L5, whose protein sequence is MARLKDRFDKEIAPRMKERFNYSNIWQVPQVKKVVINMGLGEAAHDNKVIEEAIVELGLITGQRPVITKAKKAIANFKIRKGSTVGCKVTLRKDKMYEFLDRLISIVIPRIKDFRGLSPDSFDGRGNYAFGLTEQIVFPEVDADKVTMVKGMDIIITTSAGTDDEAKELLALIGMPFRKTQG
- a CDS encoding type Z 30S ribosomal protein S14; protein product: MAKQCLIEKCKREPKFKVRKYHRCRLCGRRRGYMRRFELCRICFRELALRGEIPGIVKASW
- the rpsH gene encoding 30S ribosomal protein S8, with translation MPVTDPIADMLTIIRNGSRSKKEKVDVKRSNLTEDILKIFKREGYISNFKPIEDKKQGVIRVYLRYNEDKSPVITEIKRISKPGLRVYVPNTNIPRVLSGFGIAVLSTSRGVMTNKDARREKIGGEVLCYAW
- the rplF gene encoding 50S ribosomal protein L6; this encodes MARLGKKPIDIPGNVKVNIDKGVVLIEGPKGKLEHKIPSPIAVKVENNQVKVECPSDLKPDMSLHGLTRTLINNMIKGVVDGYQKELEIRGVGYKAQIVGRSLSVALGFSHLIEYPIPEGVIVETPKPTQIVIKGIDKVKVGKVAAELRAYYKPEPYKGKGIRYVNEFVKHKAGKTVA
- the rplR gene encoding 50S ribosomal protein L18, translating into MSNLKENARIKKHLRLRQKVAGNEERPRMAVHRSLANLYVQFVDDINQKTIYSVSTLDSKVKSQVKYGGNIKAAETLGTQAALIAKSKGISKVVFDRGGYLYHGRIKAFAEAARKNGLVF
- the rpsE gene encoding 30S ribosomal protein S5; the encoded protein is MDTRGVKAKKESALKQAGAAPQLEIIERVISINRVAKVVKGGRRFSFSALVAVGDGKGHAGYGFGKANEVSEAIKKALNHGKKNFITVPLRNTTIPHEIIGKYKAARVLLKPAGPGTGVIAGSAVRAICDSAGIKDILTKSLKSDNALNVVKAAIDGFSRLKTKPVKASE
- the rplO gene encoding 50S ribosomal protein L15, with protein sequence MKLNEIGIPYGARRKKKRVGRGSGSGHGKTSTRGHKGLKARSGAGGKLRLSFEGGQMPLIRRVPKRGFNSPFKIVSQVINIEQLNHFKKDETVDLKKLRGSNLIKTLNKPVKILGDGEIKKALTVYAHSFSKSAIDKIVKAGGKAEILPVSAAGPKKSKAEKK
- the secY gene encoding preprotein translocase subunit SecY; translated protein: MSNAFLNIFKIPDLKKKMLITLGLIAVYRVGAFIPTPGIDGAKLMMFFQRIAETTGGTLFGLMNVFSGGAMDRATIFALGIMPYISASIILQLLTAVIPYLERLAKEGEAGRRKITQYTRYGTVVLSVIQSYFIALWLENPAHFQGEVIVPYGGLAFRLITIITLTSGTAFIMWLGEQIQEFGIGNGISLIITAGIISRLPMALGQLYLLSSPFSPDKRQIEPITLILMAVMFVGVIAGVILITQGQRKIPIQYAKRIVGRKIYGGQSTYIPLRVNQGGVIPIIFAQSIILFPATIASVVANPIVQKVAGALTERGWGYNIVYSLLIIFFAYFYAAITFNPIDVAENMKRYGGFVPGIRPGKATAEFLDYVMTRITLPGSIFLAIIAIIPTLISHGLGIPFLVASFFGGTSLLIVVGVMLDTVQQIEAHLLTRHYEGFMKSGRIRGRR